One genomic segment of Pirellulales bacterium includes these proteins:
- a CDS encoding YHS domain-containing protein, translated as MAQDPVCGMEVKPENAVAKADYGGKTYHFCSVDCQRQFKDNPEKFVKQHAQSK; from the coding sequence ATGGCCCAAGACCCCGTGTGCGGAATGGAAGTAAAGCCCGAGAACGCCGTCGCGAAGGCCGATTACGGCGGCAAGACGTATCACTTTTGCTCGGTCGATTGTCAAAGGCAGTTCAAGGACAACCCGGAGAAGTTCGTCAAGCAACACGCGCAGTCAAAATAG
- a CDS encoding transposase translates to MIRIEEGKIRSHVDQVVRESVEQTLNGLLQAEADELCGAKRYARSPERLDTRAGHYDRKLHTKAGEVTLQVPRLRNLPFETEIIERYRRRERVASRHDNLRSNHLRSRDTQRPTVHSWSASDRPPGSGSLGRRTPIVNSFAPSIRNSTTRTFGRR, encoded by the coding sequence GTGATTCGGATCGAGGAGGGGAAGATTCGCTCGCATGTGGACCAGGTGGTGCGCGAGTCGGTCGAGCAGACGCTCAACGGTCTGCTGCAAGCCGAGGCCGATGAGCTGTGTGGAGCGAAGCGTTACGCCCGCTCGCCCGAGCGATTGGATACGCGGGCCGGCCATTACGATCGCAAGCTGCACACCAAGGCGGGCGAAGTGACGTTGCAAGTGCCGCGGCTGCGGAATCTGCCCTTCGAGACCGAGATCATCGAGCGTTATCGGCGCCGCGAGAGGGTAGCATCACGCCATGACAACCTTCGATCGAATCACCTCCGATCCCGCGATACTCAACGGCCAACCGTGCATTCGTGGTCTGCGTCTGACCGTCCGCCGGGTTCTGGAAGCCTTGGCAGACGTACCCCGATCGTGAACAGCTTCGCGCCGAGTATCCGGAACTCGACGACGCGGACATTCGGCAGGCGTTGA